A single genomic interval of Lathyrus oleraceus cultivar Zhongwan6 chromosome 7, CAAS_Psat_ZW6_1.0, whole genome shotgun sequence harbors:
- the LOC127105302 gene encoding uncharacterized protein LOC127105302, with protein sequence MASLLTHTHHILHTSTFPTPRSRSQGLLKSVKPLQLRRSNFPSIRVNQSFICCTKLTPWEPSPVSYAPTDNQSDNFLQNTTDIFETLESSQVDESPTANAEGLVEKNDQPGQELQFFKWPMWLLGPAVLLATGMVPTLWLPISSIFLGSNIASLLSLIGLDCIFNIGATLFLLMADSCSRPKHPTQDCKSKAPFSYQFWNIVATFTGFIVPLSMMFGSQKGFLQPQLPSISFAVLLGPYLLLLSVQILTELLTWHWQSPVWLVTPIIYESYRVLQLMRGLKLGVELSAPEWMMHTIRGLVCWWVLILGLQLMRVAWYAGLTARARKDQSSSSDTSAANGISTN encoded by the coding sequence ATGGCATCGTTATTAACTCATACCCATCACATATTGCATACCTCCACTTTCCCGACGCCACGGTCTAGAAGTCAAGGATTGTTGAAATCTGTAAAACCGCTCCAACTCCGGCGATCCAATTTTCCAAGTATTCGCGTTAATCAATCCTTCATATGCTGCACAAAGTTAACTCCATGGGAGCCATCACCCGTTTCGTACGCTCCTACTGATAATCAAAGCGATAATTTCTTGCAGAATACCACCGATATATTTGAAACCCTTGAATCTAGTCAAGTGGATGAGTCACCAACAGCAAATGCTGAAGGGCTTGTGGAGAAAAACGATCAGCCAGGCCAGGAGCTTCAGTTTTTCAAGTGGCCGATGTGGCTTCTCGGCCCTGCCGTTCTCCTTGCGACGGGCATGGTACCAACGTTATGGTTACCAATATCTTCAATCTTTCTAGGTTCCAACATAGCGAGCTTACTTTCCTTGATTGGACTCGATTGCATCTTTAACATCGGTGCAACACTTTTTCTCCTCATGGCCGATTCATGCTCGAGACCTAAACATCCAACGCAAGACTGCAAAAGCAAGGCTCCCTTCAGTTACCAGTTCTGGAACATTGTTGCTACCTTCACCGGATTCATCGTCCCGCTTTCTATGATGTTTGGATCTCAAAAGGGCTTTCTCCAACCTCAGCTACCTTCCATCTCATTCGCAGTTCTGCTAGGTCCTTATCTTCTTCTTTTGTCAGTACAGATTCTGACTGAGTTGTTAACTTGGCATTGGCAATCACCAGTCTGGCTCGTTACCCCTATCATTTACGAGTCGTACCGTGTCTTGCAGCTAATGAGGGGATTAAAACTTGGTGTTGAGCTAAGTGCGCCGGAATGGATGATGCATACAATTAGGGGTCTGGTTTGCTGGTGGGTGCTCATTCTCGGTCTGCAGCTCATGAGGGTTGCTTGGTATGCCGGGTTAACTGCTCGAGCTCGAAAGGATCAATCGTCTTCTTCTGATACTTCTGCTGCTAATGGTATTAGTACTAATTAA